From Pseudanabaena sp. PCC 6802, one genomic window encodes:
- a CDS encoding NADH-quinone oxidoreductase subunit J: MNLSEGVQVVSLIVLSAMMTAAAMGVVLLPNIVYSAFLLGAVFISISGMYVLLNADFVAAAQVLIYVGAVNVLILFAIMLVNKRQPYKEVKSSLLRNGVTAVVCLALFTLLTVMITSTGWQLTPVVAVLPSTLVLLGKHFFTDYLLPFELASILLLVALIGAIILARREFIPDIQEPGTVATEESLELLERPREQLAASSSES, from the coding sequence ATGAATCTAAGTGAGGGAGTCCAGGTCGTATCTCTGATCGTGTTGTCGGCGATGATGACTGCGGCAGCAATGGGTGTGGTGTTACTACCCAATATCGTTTATTCTGCCTTTTTACTGGGGGCAGTGTTTATTAGCATCTCTGGCATGTACGTTCTGCTGAATGCTGATTTCGTTGCTGCGGCACAGGTATTGATTTATGTTGGTGCAGTGAACGTTCTGATTCTGTTTGCCATTATGTTGGTGAACAAGCGCCAGCCCTATAAAGAAGTTAAGTCTAGCCTGCTGCGTAATGGGGTAACGGCGGTTGTATGCTTGGCACTATTTACTTTGCTGACTGTGATGATTACCTCTACGGGTTGGCAATTAACTCCGGTAGTTGCGGTCTTGCCTTCAACTCTGGTGTTGCTGGGCAAGCACTTCTTTACGGATTACCTGCTACCATTTGAGCTGGCTTCCATCCTGCTTTTGGTTGCCCTCATCGGTGCAATTATCCTCGCCCGTCGCGAATTCATTCCTGACATCCAGGAGCCTGGCACAGTTGCAACTGAGGAATCCTTAGAACTATTGGAAAGACCGCGCGAGCAGCTAGCCGCTTCTAGCTCGGAGTCATAG
- the ggt gene encoding gamma-glutamyltransferase — protein sequence MFRRRFLHFFLIFVLVLTAILPLGMGQAQVETETGSDRIERKAVHTQKYMVVAANPIAASVGSDILKRGGNAIDAAIAVQLVLGLVEPNASGIGGGGFLVYYDAKSKQIHTFDGRETAPATAQPNRFLHKNGKPLEFYDAVVGGKSVGVPGILRMLEMAHQSHGKLPWRQLFQPAIQLSQKGFPISLRLNALLSEDKYLRKQQAARNYFYKLDGTPKPVGKILVNLPYAEVLSQISKSGAVAFYEGEIAKDIVAATQTATVPGDLTLSDLATYQAKERSPVCGAYRIYKICGMGPPSSGGIAVLQMLGILNNFRLDRLKPQSVEAVHLFAEAGRLVYADRGLYIADSDFVPVPVDELINPTYLNNRAKLIDPNRAMMVVQPGQIPATPLSVWGYGNALEFPSTSHMAIIDRFGNAISMTSSIEDNFGSRLMVRGFLLNNQLTDFSFSPTTNDGKAIANRVEPRKRPRSSMAPTLVFDRQGKLVFVVGSAGGSRIINYVAKALVAVLDWKLDSQQAVSLPNFGNRNSATELEEGTDFTMLKPGLESLGHTIDVAKQTSGSHAILVSDRGLIGGVDPRRGGAAKGK from the coding sequence ATGTTTCGACGCAGATTTTTACATTTCTTTTTGATATTTGTTCTGGTTCTCACTGCGATCTTGCCTTTAGGGATGGGGCAAGCTCAGGTTGAAACTGAGACTGGGAGCGATCGCATCGAACGCAAAGCCGTTCATACGCAGAAGTATATGGTAGTAGCAGCCAACCCAATCGCTGCATCAGTAGGAAGCGATATTCTTAAACGCGGCGGAAATGCGATTGATGCCGCAATCGCCGTTCAATTAGTCTTGGGCTTGGTGGAGCCAAATGCCTCTGGTATTGGGGGTGGAGGTTTCCTAGTTTATTATGATGCCAAAAGCAAGCAGATTCACACCTTCGATGGTCGAGAAACTGCCCCCGCTACAGCGCAACCCAACCGTTTTCTGCATAAAAATGGCAAGCCATTAGAGTTCTATGACGCGGTTGTGGGAGGCAAATCTGTAGGTGTCCCTGGCATATTACGTATGCTGGAAATGGCACATCAGTCACACGGTAAGTTACCCTGGCGGCAACTGTTTCAACCGGCAATCCAACTCTCCCAAAAGGGCTTTCCCATCTCACTCCGTTTGAACGCTCTACTCAGTGAGGATAAATATCTACGAAAGCAGCAAGCAGCTCGAAACTACTTTTACAAACTGGATGGCACTCCCAAGCCTGTGGGGAAAATTCTGGTCAATCTTCCCTATGCGGAAGTTCTAAGCCAAATTTCCAAATCTGGAGCTGTTGCTTTTTATGAAGGTGAAATTGCGAAAGATATCGTAGCTGCCACCCAAACCGCCACCGTACCTGGCGATTTAACCTTAAGCGATCTAGCAACTTACCAGGCCAAAGAGCGATCGCCCGTATGTGGAGCATACCGAATTTACAAAATCTGTGGGATGGGGCCGCCTAGCTCTGGCGGAATCGCAGTCTTGCAAATGTTAGGAATACTGAATAATTTCCGATTAGATCGGCTCAAACCACAATCGGTAGAAGCCGTGCATTTATTTGCCGAAGCAGGGCGGCTAGTCTATGCGGATCGGGGACTGTATATCGCGGACTCAGATTTTGTCCCCGTGCCAGTCGATGAATTAATTAATCCCACATACCTGAATAACCGTGCCAAATTAATCGATCCAAACCGAGCCATGATGGTAGTACAACCTGGGCAAATTCCTGCAACACCGCTCTCTGTATGGGGATATGGCAATGCTTTAGAGTTCCCTTCCACTAGCCATATGGCAATTATCGATCGCTTTGGTAATGCCATATCCATGACCAGCAGTATTGAAGATAACTTCGGTTCGCGGCTAATGGTGCGAGGTTTCCTACTGAACAATCAACTGACGGATTTCTCTTTTTCTCCCACTACAAATGATGGTAAAGCGATCGCAAATCGTGTAGAACCCCGAAAGCGTCCCAGAAGTTCCATGGCTCCAACCCTGGTGTTCGATCGGCAAGGGAAGTTAGTCTTTGTAGTTGGCTCTGCTGGTGGCTCGCGAATCATCAATTATGTTGCTAAAGCATTAGTGGCAGTTCTGGATTGGAAACTAGACAGCCAGCAAGCAGTTTCGCTGCCCAATTTTGGCAACCGTAACAGTGCCACAGAACTGGAAGAGGGTACGGATTTTACCATGCTGAAACCAGGTTTAGAATCGCTGGGTCATACTATAGACGTAGCCAAGCAAACTAGCGGTTCCCATGCAATTCTTGTGAGCGATCGAGGACTTATTGGCGGAGTCGATCCCCGTCGTGGTGGTGCTGCTAAAGGGAAATAG
- the nuoH gene encoding NADH-quinone oxidoreductase subunit NuoH has translation MSTGIDLQQALIDVLVGLGLTPGVAKAIWIPIPMIVIVLVTTIFALVCTWLERKISAAAQQRIGPEYMGPFGMLVPLADVGKLIIKENVIPAKADPLLFSLAPIIVFISVFLCYLVVPFGQNLLISDLGTGIFFMIAISSVAPIGLLMAGYSSNNKYSLLGGLRAAAQSISYEIPLALAVLAVVMMSNSLSTVDIVNQQGNLGILSWNVWRQPIGFVIFLIAALAECERLPFDLPEAEEELVAGYQTEYSGINFMLFYGSSYANLFLAGLLVAVLYLGGWELPFPIDTIANYLGVSEGTPWWQIIAASLGITMTLLKAYAFVFLAVLLRWTVPRVRIDQLLDLGWKFLLPVGLANLLITAALKLSFPSAFGG, from the coding sequence GTGAGTACAGGTATCGATCTCCAACAAGCATTAATTGATGTTTTAGTTGGTTTAGGGCTAACCCCTGGGGTAGCTAAGGCAATCTGGATTCCCATCCCCATGATTGTTATAGTCTTAGTTACAACCATTTTCGCTTTAGTTTGCACCTGGCTGGAACGTAAAATTTCTGCCGCCGCCCAGCAAAGAATTGGACCAGAATATATGGGGCCGTTTGGGATGCTGGTTCCCCTGGCTGACGTTGGCAAACTCATCATTAAAGAGAATGTAATTCCTGCCAAAGCCGATCCATTGCTATTTAGCTTGGCACCGATAATTGTATTTATATCCGTCTTCCTCTGCTATTTGGTCGTTCCCTTTGGTCAGAATCTGCTGATCTCAGATTTGGGCACTGGCATCTTCTTCATGATTGCCATTTCCAGTGTTGCCCCCATTGGCTTGTTAATGGCAGGTTATTCCTCCAACAACAAGTACTCGCTCTTGGGCGGACTAAGAGCGGCAGCACAATCCATTAGTTATGAAATTCCACTAGCACTGGCAGTACTCGCCGTTGTGATGATGTCCAATTCTCTCAGTACGGTTGACATTGTCAATCAGCAAGGAAATCTCGGTATTTTGTCGTGGAATGTGTGGCGGCAACCAATTGGCTTTGTCATCTTTTTAATCGCGGCACTGGCGGAATGCGAACGCTTGCCCTTTGACTTGCCAGAAGCAGAAGAAGAACTGGTGGCGGGCTATCAAACTGAGTATTCGGGCATTAACTTCATGCTGTTTTATGGTAGCTCCTATGCCAATCTATTCCTGGCTGGTCTTTTGGTGGCAGTTTTGTATCTGGGCGGATGGGAACTACCTTTCCCCATCGATACTATTGCCAATTATTTAGGAGTGAGTGAAGGTACGCCCTGGTGGCAAATTATTGCCGCTTCCCTGGGGATTACCATGACGCTGCTAAAAGCATATGCCTTTGTGTTTCTGGCGGTTCTGTTGCGCTGGACTGTGCCGCGCGTACGGATCGATCAGCTACTAGATTTAGGTTGGAAGTTTCTACTTCCCGTAGGCTTAGCGAACTTATTAATCACAGCAGCTTTGAAACTCAGTTTCCCCTCTGCCTTTGGTGGTTAA
- the nuoK gene encoding NADH-quinone oxidoreductase subunit NuoK encodes MSLEAFLIIGAALFCIGIYGLISSRNAVRVLMSIELMLNAVNINLLAFSNFLDSTNIRGQVFAVFVITVAAAEAAVGLAIVLSIYRSRDTVDMEQFNLLRW; translated from the coding sequence ATGTCTTTAGAAGCTTTTTTGATTATTGGCGCAGCCTTATTTTGTATCGGTATCTATGGCTTGATTTCCAGCCGTAATGCGGTGAGAGTACTGATGTCAATTGAGTTAATGCTGAATGCCGTTAATATTAACTTGCTTGCATTTTCTAACTTCCTCGACTCCACTAATATTCGCGGTCAAGTATTTGCCGTATTCGTCATTACGGTAGCAGCCGCCGAAGCCGCTGTAGGTTTGGCGATCGTACTGTCGATTTATCGCAGTCGCGACACCGTAGATATGGAACAGTTCAATCTCCTGCGCTGGTAA
- a CDS encoding GNAT family N-acetyltransferase — MEVFQARLEHLEEVSKLFDQYRIFYKSSSDLEAARKFLQERFQKGDSIIFVVSNDGRIVGFTQLYPSFSSVSMKRVWILNDLFVEETYRGKGLAKLLLSAAENFARETEAIRIILATQISNVVAQALYELRGYTKDEDFYHYTLCL; from the coding sequence ATGGAAGTTTTTCAAGCTCGCCTTGAGCATCTTGAAGAAGTGTCAAAGTTGTTTGACCAATATCGCATTTTCTACAAATCTTCCTCGGATTTAGAAGCTGCTAGAAAATTTCTCCAAGAGCGTTTTCAAAAAGGTGACTCGATTATATTTGTGGTCAGTAATGACGGGCGTATTGTTGGATTTACTCAGCTTTATCCCAGTTTTTCCTCAGTGTCAATGAAGCGGGTTTGGATATTAAACGATTTGTTTGTAGAGGAAACCTATCGAGGAAAAGGCCTGGCAAAGTTGTTACTGAGTGCGGCGGAAAATTTTGCGCGAGAAACAGAAGCTATCCGAATCATTTTAGCAACGCAAATTTCCAATGTTGTAGCACAAGCTCTCTATGAATTACGTGGATATACCAAGGATGAAGATTTCTATCACTATACATTATGCTTGTAG
- a CDS encoding NAD(P)H-quinone oxidoreductase subunit H — MLIETKAERMVINMGPHHPSMHGVLRLLVTLDGENIVDCEPVLGYLHRAMEKIAENRTIVQYLPYVTRWDYLATMFTEAITVNAPEKLADVPIPRRASYIRMIMLELSRIASHLLWLGTFVADIGAQTPFFYVFREREMIYDLFEAATGMRMMHNYFRIGGVAADLPYGWVEKCEDFCNYVLPKIDEYERLITNNPIFRKRVEGVGTITREDAINWGLSGPMLRASGVKWDLRKVDRYELYHEVDWEVQWDTGGDCLARYFVRVREMRESTKIVLQSLKALPGGSYENLEAQRVLAGPKSEWNAMDYQFISKKPSPTFKVPSGEHYVRVEAPKGELGVYLIGEDSVFPWRFKIRPPGFINLQVLPQLVRGMKIADIMAILGSVDIIMGEVDR; from the coding sequence ATGTTGATCGAGACCAAAGCCGAACGCATGGTAATTAACATGGGGCCACATCACCCATCCATGCACGGCGTACTTAGACTCCTGGTAACGCTTGACGGCGAAAATATCGTGGATTGCGAGCCAGTTTTGGGCTATTTGCACAGAGCAATGGAGAAAATAGCCGAAAACCGCACGATCGTGCAGTACCTGCCCTATGTGACGCGGTGGGACTACCTCGCTACTATGTTTACCGAGGCGATTACCGTCAACGCCCCCGAAAAGCTGGCAGACGTACCCATTCCCAGACGCGCTAGCTACATTCGCATGATTATGCTGGAACTAAGTCGGATTGCCTCCCACCTGCTCTGGTTGGGAACGTTTGTGGCAGATATTGGCGCGCAAACTCCCTTCTTCTACGTGTTTAGAGAACGGGAGATGATCTACGACCTGTTTGAAGCTGCCACTGGTATGCGCATGATGCACAACTACTTCCGCATCGGTGGCGTAGCAGCCGACTTGCCCTATGGTTGGGTCGAAAAATGCGAAGATTTTTGCAATTACGTACTTCCCAAAATTGACGAATACGAACGCCTGATCACGAACAACCCCATCTTCCGCAAGCGGGTTGAAGGTGTAGGCACGATTACGCGCGAAGATGCGATTAATTGGGGGCTTTCAGGACCAATGCTCAGAGCATCCGGCGTGAAATGGGATCTGCGCAAGGTCGATCGCTACGAGCTTTACCATGAAGTGGATTGGGAAGTACAGTGGGACACTGGTGGCGATTGCCTAGCTCGCTACTTTGTACGAGTGCGGGAAATGCGCGAATCGACAAAAATCGTGCTGCAATCCCTAAAAGCTTTACCAGGCGGCTCCTATGAAAACTTGGAGGCACAGCGCGTACTGGCTGGGCCAAAGAGTGAGTGGAATGCGATGGACTACCAGTTTATTAGCAAAAAACCCTCACCTACCTTTAAAGTTCCCTCTGGCGAACACTACGTACGTGTAGAAGCTCCCAAAGGCGAGCTAGGAGTCTATCTGATTGGAGAAGACAGTGTCTTCCCCTGGCGTTTCAAGATTCGTCCACCTGGGTTTATTAACCTGCAGGTTTTACCACAACTGGTAAGAGGCATGAAGATTGCAGATATTATGGCTATCTTAGGTAGCGTTGACATTATTATGGGTGAGGTGGATCGCTAG
- the ndhI gene encoding NAD(P)H-quinone oxidoreductase subunit I — translation MKFLNKVGDYAKDAVQAAKYIGQGMSVTFDHMRRRPITVQYPYEKLIPSERFRGRIHFEFDKCISCEVCVRVCPINLPVVDWEFNAEIKKKELKSYSIDFGVCIFCGNCVEYCPTNCLSMTEEYDLSTYDRHELNFDNVALGRLPTKVTDDPMVTPIRELAYLPKGVMEGHAVSHTDKRAGKRPEEIIDELSGTES, via the coding sequence CTGAAATTTCTCAATAAAGTAGGCGACTACGCCAAGGATGCAGTTCAAGCCGCCAAGTATATCGGTCAAGGGATGTCGGTTACGTTCGACCACATGCGCCGTCGTCCCATTACCGTGCAGTATCCTTACGAAAAGCTGATCCCCTCTGAACGATTTCGCGGGCGCATTCACTTTGAGTTTGACAAGTGTATCTCTTGCGAAGTTTGCGTGCGAGTATGCCCAATTAACTTACCCGTCGTAGACTGGGAGTTTAATGCGGAAATCAAAAAGAAAGAACTGAAGAGCTACAGTATTGATTTTGGGGTATGTATTTTCTGCGGTAACTGCGTGGAGTATTGCCCCACGAATTGCCTTTCCATGACCGAAGAATACGATCTGTCCACCTACGATCGCCACGAGTTGAACTTTGATAATGTAGCGCTCGGTCGCCTCCCCACTAAGGTAACGGACGATCCGATGGTGACACCTATCCGAGAGCTAGCCTACTTACCTAAGGGTGTCATGGAAGGTCATGCCGTATCGCATACTGATAAGCGGGCAGGCAAGCGTCCAGAAGAAATTATTGATGAGCTATCAGGCACGGAGAGCTAG
- a CDS encoding alpha/beta fold hydrolase → MIATATTSIPGQYWQWRDRDIYYVRVGDSHKHPPLLLVHGFGASTDHWRKNIIELSQNFDVWAIDLLGFGRSAKPDWQYSGDLWREQLHDFIQTVIKRPAILAGNSLGGYACLCVAAEYSQSVAGIILLNSAGPFTNTNPLGAKQVSPVQKAIGKLAQSILKQSWANFLLFQFVRQRSQIRKTLSKVYVDRTAVTDRLVEEIYRPSCDPGAVKVFASVFSTPQGKKVDELLQAMTCPLLSIWGEGDPWMNAKARSAKFREYYPAIVEHYLPAGHCPHDESPEQVNALIRDWINNL, encoded by the coding sequence ATGATTGCTACTGCAACAACCTCTATTCCCGGTCAATACTGGCAATGGCGCGATCGAGATATTTACTACGTCCGTGTCGGCGATAGTCATAAGCATCCGCCCTTGCTCCTGGTGCATGGCTTCGGTGCTTCCACCGATCACTGGCGCAAGAATATTATCGAGTTAAGTCAAAATTTTGACGTGTGGGCGATCGATTTACTGGGGTTTGGTAGATCGGCTAAACCGGACTGGCAATACAGTGGCGATCTATGGCGCGAACAGCTTCACGACTTTATCCAAACCGTAATTAAACGGCCTGCAATTTTAGCTGGCAATTCTCTGGGAGGCTATGCCTGTCTATGCGTGGCGGCTGAATATTCCCAATCGGTTGCAGGTATTATTTTGCTCAATAGTGCGGGCCCCTTCACCAACACCAATCCTCTAGGAGCCAAGCAAGTTAGTCCCGTGCAAAAAGCTATCGGTAAGCTAGCACAGTCAATCCTGAAGCAGTCCTGGGCTAACTTTTTGTTATTTCAATTCGTAAGACAGCGATCGCAAATCCGCAAAACCCTCAGCAAGGTTTATGTCGATCGCACAGCAGTTACGGACCGCCTGGTGGAAGAAATTTATCGCCCTTCCTGCGACCCAGGTGCAGTGAAAGTATTTGCATCCGTGTTTTCAACACCGCAGGGCAAAAAAGTAGATGAGTTATTGCAAGCCATGACCTGTCCGCTTCTGAGCATCTGGGGCGAGGGCGACCCCTGGATGAATGCAAAAGCCAGATCGGCAAAGTTCCGTGAATATTATCCTGCGATCGTGGAGCATTACTTACCTGCCGGACACTGTCCCCATGACGAGTCGCCGGAACAGGTAAATGCCCTCATACGCGATTGGATTAATAATCTTTAG
- a CDS encoding asparaginase, translating to MNPTKRTRPNTQSLTVQLLREGIVESVHCAQAVVADTKGRILSVAGDAQTATFARSALKPFQAIAVSVTGAQERFNLSDVDLAIICSSHQGTIQHARQVFNILWRCDVEPSALQCPIPPNGKSALQYNCSGKHAGAIAVCVQQGWEISTYMNRHHPVQQLILEKIAELLQMPPAEFIHAHDDCGVPTYLLEIGQMAHLYAQLSAHNQLHLERIARAMIRHPEMVAGDGEFDTELMRLSQGELVSKSGAEGVQCIGRIGEGMGLTIKVMDGAKRAKHAVAIHLLRQLGWISPAIAESLAESFTVLGQYNRLEVLGELSIP from the coding sequence ATGAACCCCACCAAAAGAACTAGACCCAACACCCAGAGCTTAACCGTACAATTACTGCGTGAAGGGATAGTTGAGTCCGTACACTGCGCTCAAGCAGTGGTCGCAGATACAAAGGGGCGAATTTTGTCAGTGGCAGGAGATGCGCAAACAGCTACTTTTGCGCGATCGGCACTCAAGCCATTTCAAGCGATCGCCGTTTCCGTGACTGGTGCCCAGGAAAGATTTAACTTATCCGATGTGGACTTGGCTATTATTTGCAGTTCCCACCAGGGAACGATTCAACATGCACGGCAGGTATTTAATATCCTCTGGCGCTGTGATGTCGAGCCAAGTGCCTTGCAATGTCCAATTCCTCCCAATGGCAAGAGCGCGCTGCAATACAACTGTTCTGGCAAGCACGCAGGTGCGATCGCAGTTTGCGTGCAGCAGGGTTGGGAAATTTCCACTTACATGAATCGCCACCATCCCGTTCAGCAATTGATTCTGGAGAAAATCGCCGAGCTATTGCAAATGCCGCCTGCGGAATTTATTCACGCCCACGATGACTGTGGTGTTCCTACTTATTTGCTGGAAATAGGACAGATGGCGCATCTCTACGCCCAGTTATCCGCCCATAACCAACTACATTTAGAACGAATTGCTCGCGCCATGATTCGTCATCCTGAGATGGTAGCAGGAGATGGAGAATTTGATACGGAGTTGATGCGCTTGAGTCAAGGCGAACTGGTCAGTAAGTCTGGAGCTGAAGGAGTGCAGTGTATCGGTCGCATTGGGGAAGGAATGGGATTAACCATCAAGGTGATGGATGGGGCGAAGAGAGCAAAACATGCCGTGGCTATTCATTTACTCAGGCAACTGGGTTGGATTTCACCCGCGATCGCCGAAAGCCTTGCTGAATCTTTTACAGTCTTGGGACAATACAACCGCCTGGAAGTGCTGGGAGAGCTATCCATTCCATAG
- a CDS encoding FAD-binding oxidoreductase, which produces MDWATFISDLNGIEVITALPQVAKLSEDYFRFSPILEPILNGKVGDIVVRPASEAEVLQVARACVKYQVPLTVRGSGTGNYGQCVPLHGGVILDITKMQAVRWLKPGLACVEPGIKLAALDKKAQEIGWETRMVPSTVRTATVGGFIAGGSGGIGSIMYGQLRDRGNLRAVRVVTLEDTPRAIALRGDDVQRVNHAYGVNGIITELEIPLAPAYPWAEAIVTFADFMTAARFGQALSNCDGIIKKMVSIHATPIPSYFAALRSYILDGAHCALILVSEADLDPFRALVGEYGGNICYEKNAQDANKGTSLVEFSWNHTTLHARSADPSLTYLQSLFPNDPQLELVQHMYGHFGDEVMMHLEFIRMNGIAIPAAIQVVRYSTPERLNEIIQYHEEHGVLIANPHTYILEDGGMKSINYEQLEFKRMVDPYGLMNPGKMRAWMEVR; this is translated from the coding sequence ATGGATTGGGCAACATTTATCTCTGATTTAAATGGCATTGAAGTAATTACCGCATTGCCCCAAGTGGCAAAACTGTCAGAGGATTACTTTCGGTTTAGCCCAATTCTAGAGCCAATCCTCAACGGCAAAGTGGGAGATATTGTCGTACGCCCGGCTAGCGAAGCAGAGGTACTACAGGTGGCGCGGGCTTGCGTGAAATATCAAGTACCCCTGACCGTGCGTGGGAGCGGTACGGGTAACTACGGGCAGTGCGTACCACTACATGGGGGAGTAATTCTCGACATCACCAAAATGCAGGCAGTGCGATGGCTCAAGCCCGGTCTAGCTTGCGTAGAACCGGGCATCAAACTAGCCGCCCTCGATAAAAAAGCCCAGGAAATTGGTTGGGAAACTCGCATGGTGCCCTCCACAGTACGCACTGCGACGGTGGGTGGGTTTATCGCTGGAGGTAGTGGCGGCATTGGTTCGATTATGTACGGTCAGCTTCGCGATCGCGGCAATCTCCGTGCCGTGAGAGTTGTCACGCTCGAAGATACTCCCAGAGCGATCGCTCTACGCGGAGACGACGTGCAAAGGGTCAACCATGCCTATGGTGTCAATGGCATCATTACCGAATTGGAAATACCACTAGCACCTGCCTATCCTTGGGCAGAGGCGATCGTGACATTTGCAGATTTTATGACAGCAGCGCGGTTTGGGCAGGCGCTAAGTAACTGCGATGGCATAATTAAGAAAATGGTCAGCATTCACGCTACACCAATCCCTTCCTATTTTGCCGCTCTCCGCAGCTATATCCTGGATGGGGCGCACTGCGCTCTGATTTTAGTCTCAGAAGCTGACTTGGATCCATTTCGTGCTTTGGTCGGCGAGTACGGCGGTAACATCTGCTATGAGAAAAATGCTCAAGATGCAAACAAAGGAACGAGTTTAGTTGAGTTCTCTTGGAATCATACGACATTGCACGCTCGCAGTGCCGATCCTTCACTTACTTATTTGCAAAGTCTCTTCCCCAACGATCCACAATTGGAGCTGGTACAGCATATGTACGGGCATTTTGGTGACGAAGTGATGATGCATCTGGAGTTTATTCGCATGAATGGAATCGCAATTCCAGCCGCAATTCAGGTGGTACGCTATTCCACGCCAGAACGTCTAAATGAGATTATCCAATATCATGAAGAACATGGTGTATTAATTGCCAATCCTCACACCTATATACTTGAGGATGGTGGCATGAAATCGATTAACTACGAACAGCTAGAATTCAAACGCATGGTTGACCCTTACGGCTTGATGAATCCGGGTAAAATGCGAGCCTGGATGGAGGTGCGTTAG
- a CDS encoding PetM family cytochrome b6-f complex subunit 7, giving the protein MGEMTNAMILPMVLTLVGIGFGYFLLKLQGAKE; this is encoded by the coding sequence ATGGGCGAAATGACGAACGCGATGATCTTACCAATGGTTTTAACTTTGGTAGGTATTGGATTTGGCTACTTCTTGCTAAAGCTGCAAGGCGCAAAAGAGTAA
- a CDS encoding class I SAM-dependent methyltransferase produces MISFKNSRLDSLKAKIKSSVNNILFSPANLERLNKLVEGKIDRIIEQKIADIFAQNFTTLVQNEPSLIGKFFSAQKDLNYYVQENPQSSSPTNDGLPIPPWHLREGYGNSDATYLEWGKQHIDNMVGILAKDGFEFTEGQSIMEFGCAAGRMLRWLVDRSNHSELWGCDLSAEHILWCQQNLSPPFNFLTTTAAPSLPFSDCYFDLIYAGSVFTHIGELTDAWLLELKRILKPSGRLYITVHDQNTIRILQEQPDRALAQLLREWDAKVKLTSTNFEVFYINSSPRGGQILQVFYNNDYLKQKLSRLYALKSVNEEAYGYQTAILLQKR; encoded by the coding sequence ATGATTTCATTCAAGAATTCTCGACTGGATAGCCTGAAGGCGAAGATTAAATCCTCAGTAAATAATATACTCTTTAGTCCTGCTAACCTTGAACGTCTGAATAAACTAGTTGAAGGGAAGATAGATCGCATAATCGAGCAAAAGATAGCGGATATCTTTGCACAAAACTTTACCACCTTAGTGCAAAACGAACCGTCATTAATTGGCAAATTCTTTTCCGCCCAAAAGGATTTAAATTACTACGTTCAGGAGAACCCTCAATCTTCGAGTCCGACAAACGATGGCCTCCCCATACCTCCATGGCACCTACGGGAAGGCTATGGCAATTCAGATGCAACTTATTTAGAATGGGGTAAGCAGCATATTGATAATATGGTCGGTATTCTTGCCAAGGATGGATTTGAGTTTACAGAGGGTCAAAGCATCATGGAATTTGGCTGTGCGGCAGGGCGCATGTTGCGGTGGCTTGTAGATCGATCGAACCATTCCGAACTCTGGGGGTGCGATCTCAGTGCCGAACATATTCTCTGGTGTCAGCAAAACCTATCGCCGCCTTTCAACTTTCTAACGACTACTGCCGCCCCTAGCCTGCCTTTCTCCGACTGCTACTTCGATTTGATCTATGCTGGTTCTGTATTTACGCATATTGGCGAACTCACAGATGCCTGGCTGTTAGAACTCAAGAGAATTCTCAAACCATCTGGCAGGCTCTACATCACCGTACATGACCAAAATACGATTCGGATTTTACAAGAGCAGCCAGATCGTGCACTTGCTCAGCTTCTCAGGGAATGGGATGCCAAAGTCAAATTAACCTCAACCAACTTTGAGGTCTTTTACATTAATAGCTCGCCTAGAGGAGGGCAAATTTTGCAAGTTTTCTACAATAATGATTATTTAAAGCAAAAACTCTCTCGTTTGTACGCTTTGAAGTCAGTCAATGAAGAAGCGTACGGCTATCAAACCGCCATCCTATTGCAAAAGCGATGA